A DNA window from Christiangramia salexigens contains the following coding sequences:
- the sprA gene encoding cell surface protein SprA, with the protein MRNNYPKLLTSVRLGFLFLLVFSIEAVAQETPQDTTSTGYVLGEIDLPDPQSIESRYEYDPILDRYFYKQNLGEINLGLPLVLTPEEFEDLVLIEEMRKYFKLKNDALTGRKEGAEEIQKDLLPDFYVNSSFFESIFGGSEINIVPQGSVELDLGMLYTKQDNPSFSPRNRRNLSFDFDQRISLSLLGQIGERLQVTANYDTESTFDFQNQLKLEYTPNEDDIVQKIEVGNVNMALNNSLIQGAQSLFGFKTELQFGKTRITGVFSEQKSERRTVNVEGGATVEEFERFALDYDQDRHFFLAHYFRDHYDEALKNYPFINSNIQIKRIQVWITNRTNNIQNIQDTRNIVAIQDLGETNTPGNIGLDNPPAGFFNQPAGAYPNNPNNDFNPFGITGPQESVLTQAIRDIATVESGFGGVTVSEGTDYAKLENARQLKPNEFTVNSQLGYISLNQRLSNDEVLAVAFQYTLNGEVYQVGEFANDGVNATNNTNQEQQAGSNPRASQNLVVKLLKSTITNVNEPVWDLMMKNIYSLGAYQLEREDFRMNILYTDPQPLNYIRPVEGTSLPPDVTETPLLRVFRLDQLNTNNDPINGGDGFFDYVPGLTIDPQNGNIIFTTVEPFGEHLFEKLDESPNAGTEDYSLPSTWNANQKKYVFRAMYRTTKTQAEQEEADKNKFQLKGRYKSAEIEGIPIGFNLPPGSVTVTAGGRVLQEGVDYVVNYELGRVQILDEALLASDIPIQVNTENNALFGQQTKRFTGINVEHQFNENFLIGGTFINLKERPLTQKANYSYEPINNTILGVNLNYSTEVPFLTRLVNKLPNIDTDVPSNLSIRGEFAYLVPGSPATNDFDGKATTYIDDFEAAQTSIDINNPLSWELSSVPIGFGGELGNGDLKVGYKRAKLAWYTIDPVFYSSRRPDGISDSDISSYASRRVGLNEIFPNTDVVQGQPQVVYTMDVAYNPSERGPYNYNPAAAGSNNLPNPGDNFGGIMRSINTTNFEQSNVEYIQFWVMDPYIYPENQGRTGGSINFNLGNISEDVLKDGRKQYENGLPEGAGEANVINTAYGAVPADNSLVYAFDSEGDARILQDAGYDGLLDAEEAVKFGDFANLADPSADNYEYFLSATGSILDRYRNYNGTQGNSPTSVTDTNRGNSTLPTTEDINRDNTMNTINSYFEYKIPFFQGMDIGNNQYITDVKEITTTLRNGQELPVRWLQFKVPVFEPTSAIGGIADFRSIRFIRMYLSGFQNPTLLRFGTMDLVRGDYRRYNQSLFEDEGQMENRNTLFEVNAVNIEENENRQPIPYVLPPGVSREELYENNTNIRQNEQSLSLSVCGLQPQDARAVYKNFQIDMRQYKNLEMFIHAESLVNRQALKDGQLVAFVRIGTDFTDNFYQVEIPLSPTSFGASSSEEIWPEINRLNLELDLLQQVKTAVLGDPSLISTDLNFFTEDLQQIDAEEAYEMGRLRLGVKGNPSFGNVRLMMLGVKNGTRVDGVTDLCGEVWFNELRLSDLKNEGGWAGVVSMDSNLADFANISATGRRSTVGFGGIEQGPNQRSREDLQQYDMVTNVNMGQLLPENWGVKIPVNYSRGEELVTPKYDQEFLDVELDTRLANIVDAEERDQVKKQSQSYTKRESVNVIGLRKERVGDKKPMPYDIENFAFSTSYNQIDHRDFEIEESIDQSVRVGATYEFNFPEKTLEPLKNIAVLDSSDYFALLKDFNFNYLPSNINASSNIFRQYNEQKFRSLDLSNEDIGIPTLYQRNYLFDWQYGVNYNLTRSLSFAFNASNNRIIRNYIDDEGFADNSIGLWDDFFNTGEPNLHFQTLQVNYQVPFDKIPVLRFIKATYSYTGDFQWQRGSKIYENLEGVPDIGNSIQNSNTHSINASLNMQDLYNYVGLVEKKPKQAGNSIRERSRGVPTLGPPDEKKPDQKPEIKPEPKGNKAYNTFVNIITGVKSLQVNYRNSRGIYLPGYTESIGFMGTLKPTTGFTFGFQDEIRYMAAERGWLTLFQNFNQQYTSLENEQLDAQATLDLLPDLTIELTGRKNYSENYSENYRVDPVSLEYLPLTPYTYGNFNVSTLLIKTAFDQSTESSSASFSKFRENRLEIARRLAAERGLDPNDVDEEGFPRGIGKTNQAVLLPAFVAAYSGTDPGNVKLGPFRDTPLPNWNLKYTGLMRLEWFRDKFRRFSINHGYRSDYTLNQFQTNLDYDPENPEATNQAGDFKNPILYSNIVLTELFTPLARIDFETKGNIQILAQLEKDRSLAFSFDNNLLTEYSGNEYTVGLGYRIKDLKIATSFGGKNRIMSSDLNFKADVSYRKNRTIVRYLDLANNQTISGQDIWAVNFTADYGLSRNLTARFYYDHSFSEYAVSTAFPQTTIRSGITLIYNFGN; encoded by the coding sequence TTGAGGAACAACTACCCGAAATTGTTAACATCGGTACGCCTTGGTTTTCTGTTCTTGCTCGTGTTTTCAATTGAAGCCGTAGCTCAGGAAACACCGCAGGATACAACCAGTACCGGCTATGTGCTCGGAGAGATAGATCTTCCCGATCCTCAGAGTATTGAATCAAGGTATGAATATGATCCAATTCTGGATCGCTATTTTTATAAACAGAACCTGGGAGAGATAAACCTGGGACTTCCTCTTGTTTTAACTCCCGAAGAATTTGAAGACCTCGTGCTTATCGAGGAAATGCGTAAATATTTCAAATTAAAGAACGATGCCTTAACCGGCCGAAAAGAAGGGGCTGAAGAGATCCAAAAGGACCTGTTGCCCGATTTTTATGTAAACAGCAGTTTTTTTGAAAGTATTTTTGGAGGCTCAGAGATCAATATTGTGCCTCAGGGTTCTGTGGAACTGGACCTTGGGATGTTATACACCAAACAGGATAACCCCTCATTTTCGCCAAGGAACCGAAGGAACCTATCATTTGATTTCGATCAGCGAATAAGTCTAAGTTTGCTGGGACAGATAGGTGAGCGACTTCAGGTTACCGCGAATTATGATACAGAATCTACCTTCGATTTTCAGAATCAGTTAAAACTTGAATATACTCCCAATGAGGATGATATCGTTCAAAAAATTGAAGTGGGTAATGTGAATATGGCGCTTAATAACTCCCTTATTCAGGGAGCTCAAAGCTTATTCGGATTTAAAACTGAACTTCAGTTTGGAAAGACCCGTATCACCGGTGTTTTTTCTGAACAGAAATCTGAAAGACGAACCGTAAATGTAGAGGGTGGTGCAACCGTGGAGGAATTCGAAAGATTTGCACTGGATTACGATCAGGATCGTCACTTCTTCCTTGCGCATTATTTCCGCGATCACTATGATGAGGCTCTAAAGAATTATCCTTTTATAAATTCCAATATTCAGATAAAAAGGATACAGGTATGGATCACCAACAGAACCAACAATATTCAGAACATTCAGGATACCCGAAATATTGTAGCTATTCAGGACCTTGGTGAAACAAATACGCCTGGAAATATAGGTTTGGATAATCCGCCAGCAGGATTTTTTAATCAGCCCGCCGGAGCTTATCCTAACAACCCGAATAACGATTTTAACCCATTTGGAATCACCGGTCCGCAGGAATCGGTATTAACTCAGGCTATTCGTGATATTGCTACTGTAGAAAGTGGTTTTGGGGGTGTAACTGTTTCTGAAGGGACCGATTATGCGAAACTCGAAAACGCCAGACAACTTAAGCCTAATGAATTTACTGTAAACTCACAGCTTGGTTATATCTCGCTTAATCAAAGGTTGAGTAATGACGAAGTCCTGGCGGTGGCTTTTCAATATACCCTGAACGGAGAAGTCTATCAGGTAGGGGAATTTGCAAATGACGGGGTGAATGCTACTAATAATACAAATCAGGAGCAACAGGCAGGCAGCAATCCAAGAGCAAGCCAAAACCTCGTTGTAAAACTCCTTAAAAGCACCATCACTAACGTGAATGAACCGGTTTGGGACCTGATGATGAAGAATATCTATAGTCTTGGAGCTTATCAACTGGAGAGGGAAGATTTCAGGATGAATATCCTTTATACAGATCCGCAACCACTCAATTATATAAGGCCGGTTGAAGGTACAAGTCTTCCACCAGATGTTACCGAAACTCCACTATTAAGAGTTTTCAGACTGGATCAATTGAATACTAATAATGACCCTATCAATGGAGGCGACGGTTTCTTCGATTATGTTCCCGGTTTAACAATAGATCCTCAGAATGGAAATATCATTTTTACTACGGTAGAACCCTTCGGTGAACATTTATTTGAAAAGTTGGATGAAAGTCCTAATGCGGGGACTGAAGATTACTCATTGCCGTCTACCTGGAATGCAAATCAGAAAAAATACGTTTTTCGTGCGATGTATCGCACAACAAAAACTCAGGCGGAACAGGAAGAGGCAGATAAGAATAAATTTCAGCTAAAAGGGCGTTACAAGTCGGCTGAAATTGAAGGGATTCCAATTGGATTCAATCTTCCGCCGGGGTCGGTTACTGTTACTGCAGGAGGACGAGTCTTACAGGAAGGTGTGGATTATGTGGTGAACTATGAGCTTGGTAGAGTTCAGATCCTGGATGAAGCCTTGCTTGCTTCGGATATTCCAATTCAGGTTAATACAGAGAATAATGCCTTGTTTGGTCAGCAAACCAAAAGATTTACAGGGATAAATGTAGAGCATCAGTTCAATGAAAATTTCCTTATTGGAGGTACATTTATTAACCTTAAGGAGCGACCGCTCACACAAAAAGCGAATTATAGCTACGAGCCGATCAATAATACCATTCTTGGAGTTAATTTGAATTACAGTACAGAGGTTCCTTTTCTTACCAGATTGGTAAATAAATTACCGAATATTGACACCGATGTGCCTTCCAACCTTTCAATAAGAGGTGAATTTGCATACTTAGTGCCAGGTTCTCCGGCTACCAACGATTTTGATGGTAAAGCCACGACATATATCGATGATTTCGAAGCAGCTCAGACTTCCATCGATATTAATAATCCATTGAGCTGGGAATTATCCAGTGTCCCAATTGGCTTTGGCGGTGAATTGGGTAACGGAGATCTTAAAGTTGGATACAAAAGAGCGAAACTGGCCTGGTATACCATAGATCCCGTGTTCTATAGCAGTAGAAGACCGGATGGGATAAGTGATTCTGATATTTCCAGTTATGCATCAAGACGAGTAGGCTTGAATGAGATCTTCCCTAACACAGATGTGGTTCAGGGTCAGCCGCAGGTAGTCTATACGATGGATGTTGCTTATAATCCTTCAGAAAGAGGACCGTATAACTATAACCCTGCAGCAGCCGGAAGCAATAATCTTCCAAATCCCGGGGATAATTTTGGTGGGATCATGCGATCTATAAATACCACTAATTTTGAACAGTCTAACGTAGAGTATATTCAGTTCTGGGTGATGGACCCTTATATATATCCCGAGAATCAGGGAAGAACCGGAGGGTCTATTAATTTCAACCTTGGAAATATTTCTGAAGATGTCCTTAAGGACGGGAGAAAACAATATGAAAACGGTTTGCCTGAAGGTGCGGGCGAAGCAAATGTGATCAATACAGCTTACGGTGCCGTTCCGGCCGATAATTCACTGGTATACGCCTTCGATTCTGAGGGAGATGCGAGGATACTTCAGGATGCCGGTTATGATGGGTTGCTGGATGCTGAAGAAGCCGTGAAATTTGGAGATTTCGCCAATCTTGCCGATCCTTCTGCAGATAACTATGAGTACTTCCTGAGCGCTACCGGAAGTATTCTGGACAGATACCGTAATTATAACGGAACGCAGGGTAACTCGCCTACGAGTGTGACCGATACGAATAGAGGTAACTCTACTTTGCCTACAACCGAAGATATTAACCGGGATAACACTATGAATACCATCAACAGTTATTTCGAATATAAGATCCCTTTCTTTCAGGGTATGGATATTGGGAATAACCAGTATATCACAGATGTAAAGGAGATCACAACCACATTGAGGAATGGCCAGGAATTGCCGGTTAGATGGTTGCAATTTAAAGTTCCTGTTTTTGAACCTACCAGTGCAATTGGTGGGATAGCAGATTTTAGATCTATTCGTTTTATTAGAATGTACCTTTCCGGTTTTCAGAATCCAACATTGTTGAGGTTTGGAACCATGGACCTGGTTAGAGGCGATTATCGCAGATATAACCAGAGCCTGTTCGAGGATGAAGGTCAGATGGAAAACAGAAATACTCTATTCGAAGTAAATGCTGTTAATATCGAAGAAAACGAGAACAGACAGCCTATTCCATATGTGTTACCTCCAGGCGTTTCCAGAGAGGAGCTTTATGAAAATAATACGAATATCAGGCAAAATGAGCAATCTCTTTCCCTAAGCGTTTGTGGGCTTCAGCCTCAGGATGCGCGGGCGGTCTATAAGAACTTCCAGATAGATATGCGTCAGTATAAAAACCTGGAAATGTTTATTCATGCCGAGTCTCTCGTGAATAGGCAGGCTTTAAAAGATGGACAGCTGGTGGCTTTTGTAAGGATTGGAACAGATTTTACAGATAACTTCTATCAGGTCGAGATCCCATTGTCTCCAACATCCTTCGGTGCTTCTTCATCTGAAGAGATCTGGCCGGAAATAAACAGACTTAATCTGGAACTTGACCTTTTACAGCAGGTTAAAACAGCGGTGCTTGGAGATCCATCTCTTATATCTACAGATTTGAATTTCTTCACGGAAGATCTTCAGCAGATAGATGCCGAAGAAGCCTACGAAATGGGGCGACTTAGATTAGGGGTAAAGGGGAATCCAAGTTTTGGTAATGTTAGATTAATGATGCTTGGGGTGAAGAACGGAACCCGCGTAGATGGTGTTACAGATCTTTGCGGTGAAGTATGGTTTAACGAATTAAGACTTTCAGACCTAAAGAACGAAGGCGGATGGGCCGGAGTTGTGAGTATGGATAGTAATCTTGCCGATTTTGCTAACATTTCGGCTACAGGAAGAAGAAGTACAGTTGGGTTTGGAGGGATAGAGCAGGGTCCTAATCAGCGAAGCAGAGAAGACCTGCAACAATATGACATGGTGACCAATGTGAATATGGGTCAATTGTTACCTGAAAACTGGGGAGTTAAGATCCCGGTTAATTATAGCAGAGGCGAAGAGCTGGTAACACCTAAATACGATCAGGAATTTCTGGATGTAGAACTGGATACCAGATTAGCAAATATTGTTGATGCCGAAGAGCGTGACCAGGTTAAAAAACAATCTCAATCTTATACTAAACGTGAAAGCGTCAACGTGATTGGGCTTAGAAAAGAAAGAGTAGGTGATAAAAAGCCGATGCCATATGATATTGAAAACTTCGCTTTTTCTACTTCCTATAATCAGATAGATCACCGGGATTTCGAGATCGAGGAAAGTATAGATCAAAGTGTAAGAGTAGGCGCGACCTATGAATTCAATTTCCCTGAAAAGACACTGGAGCCACTTAAGAATATAGCTGTACTGGATAGCAGTGATTATTTTGCCTTGCTGAAGGATTTTAACTTTAATTACCTGCCTTCAAATATCAATGCCAGTTCAAATATTTTTAGACAATACAACGAACAAAAGTTCAGGTCTCTGGACCTCTCCAATGAGGATATAGGGATACCGACACTTTATCAGCGGAATTATTTATTCGACTGGCAATACGGGGTGAACTATAATTTAACCCGTTCGCTGAGTTTTGCATTCAATGCGAGCAACAATAGAATTATAAGAAATTATATAGATGATGAAGGTTTTGCTGATAATAGCATAGGTCTTTGGGATGATTTCTTTAATACGGGTGAGCCGAATTTGCATTTTCAGACCTTGCAGGTGAATTATCAGGTACCGTTCGATAAGATCCCGGTGCTGAGGTTTATCAAGGCTACGTATTCCTATACAGGAGATTTCCAGTGGCAGCGTGGATCCAAGATCTATGAAAATTTAGAAGGCGTGCCGGATATTGGAAATAGTATTCAGAATTCCAACACACATTCTATAAATGCGAGTCTTAATATGCAGGATCTGTATAATTATGTTGGACTTGTGGAAAAGAAACCAAAGCAAGCCGGAAATTCCATCAGAGAAAGAAGCCGGGGAGTTCCCACTCTCGGACCACCCGATGAAAAGAAACCCGACCAAAAGCCGGAAATAAAACCAGAACCTAAAGGGAATAAAGCCTATAATACTTTTGTTAATATCATTACGGGAGTTAAAAGCCTTCAGGTGAACTATCGTAACAGTCGTGGAATATATCTGCCGGGCTATACCGAAAGTATTGGTTTCATGGGGACGTTAAAACCTACTACTGGATTTACGTTCGGTTTCCAGGATGAGATTAGGTATATGGCTGCAGAGAGAGGTTGGTTAACCTTATTCCAGAATTTTAATCAGCAATATACTTCTCTGGAAAATGAACAGCTGGATGCACAGGCAACTCTGGATCTGCTTCCGGATCTTACGATCGAGCTAACGGGAAGGAAGAATTATTCCGAGAACTATTCTGAAAATTATCGTGTAGATCCTGTGTCATTGGAATATCTGCCATTAACGCCATATACCTATGGTAACTTTAATGTGTCTACCCTTCTAATTAAAACAGCATTCGATCAATCTACCGAAAGCTCTTCAGCTTCCTTCAGTAAATTCAGGGAAAACAGACTGGAGATTGCAAGGAGACTGGCTGCTGAAAGAGGTCTGGATCCAAATGATGTGGATGAGGAAGGTTTCCCTCGGGGCATCGGAAAAACCAATCAGGCCGTTTTGCTGCCGGCATTTGTTGCAGCATATTCCGGGACAGATCCGGGGAATGTAAAATTAGGGCCATTTAGAGATACGCCGCTACCAAACTGGAATTTAAAATATACCGGGTTGATGCGCCTGGAGTGGTTCCGGGATAAATTCAGAAGGTTCTCAATTAATCATGGGTACAGATCAGATTATACACTTAATCAGTTTCAAACAAATCTCGATTACGATCCTGAAAATCCGGAAGCGACCAATCAGGCAGGGGATTTCAAGAATCCTATATTGTATTCCAATATAGTTCTTACAGAACTTTTCACTCCGTTGGCCCGAATCGATTTTGAAACCAAAGGAAATATTCAAATTCTGGCGCAGCTTGAAAAAGACCGGTCCCTGGCATTTAGTTTTGATAATAATTTGCTCACGGAATATAGCGGAAATGAATATACCGTAGGTTTGGGTTATAGGATTAAAGACCTAAAGATCGCCACGAGTTTTGGAGGTAAGAACAGGATCATGAGCAGTGACCTTAATTTTAAGGCTGATGTTTCTTACAGAAAGAACAGGACCATTGTTAGATATCTGGACCTGGCCAATAATCAAACGATTTCCGGACAGGATATATGGGCAGTTAATTTCACGGCAGATTATGGTTTGAGCAGGAATTTAACTGCGAGATTCTATTATGATCATAGCTTCTCTGAATATGCGGTGTCTACGGCATTTCCACAAACAACTATACGATCTGGAATAACCCTGATATATAATTTTGGAAATTAA
- a CDS encoding VanZ family protein, whose protein sequence is MVAKIFLFLSGIYTVAITWLSLVQLGKISVGSFNPTDKMLHAGAYLLLVLLWKLFFVFKSHDFNKYRSNLIRIALLCFVFGMIMELLQGILTSYRDPDWWDILANSTGVIIAVVFLLLVAPYLKALRHRIH, encoded by the coding sequence TTGGTAGCTAAGATATTTTTATTCTTATCGGGAATCTATACTGTTGCCATAACCTGGCTCTCTCTGGTTCAGTTAGGCAAAATAAGTGTAGGTAGTTTCAATCCAACAGACAAAATGCTCCATGCCGGAGCATATTTGCTTTTAGTCCTTTTGTGGAAACTCTTTTTTGTATTTAAGTCCCATGACTTTAACAAGTATAGGTCTAATCTTATAAGGATAGCCTTACTCTGTTTTGTATTTGGTATGATCATGGAATTGCTTCAGGGAATCTTGACCAGCTACCGGGATCCGGATTGGTGGGATATTCTTGCAAATTCTACAGGAGTTATAATCGCAGTGGTGTTTCTACTGTTAGTTGCACCTTATTTAAAGGCTTTAAGACACAGAATTCACTAA
- a CDS encoding energy transducer TonB: MEPKKNPKADLNRNRTLYLQLGLIVVLFLTWRGIEWKTYDPEQIDIGQVNMDALEEEDVPITEMQNTPPPPPPPPPAPEVIEVVEDEEEVEEDEIQSTETNLDEIVEVEEVVEAPVEEEVEDVPFAVIEDVPIFPGCENLSNNDQRKKCMSEKISNYVNKEFDTDLGAELGLSGINRVIVQFRIDEKGNIGQVRARAPHPRLEQEAARVINSLPKMKPGKQRGKPVGVMYSLPIAFKVQD, encoded by the coding sequence ATGGAACCTAAGAAAAACCCGAAAGCTGATTTGAACAGAAACAGAACTTTGTATCTGCAGCTTGGTCTTATTGTAGTTCTATTTCTAACATGGCGAGGAATTGAGTGGAAAACTTATGATCCTGAGCAAATAGATATAGGACAAGTGAATATGGACGCCCTTGAAGAAGAGGATGTGCCTATTACAGAAATGCAAAATACTCCTCCACCGCCACCACCACCACCTCCGGCACCGGAAGTGATCGAGGTTGTTGAAGATGAGGAAGAAGTTGAGGAAGATGAGATCCAGTCTACTGAAACTAATCTTGATGAGATCGTGGAAGTTGAAGAGGTTGTTGAGGCTCCTGTAGAGGAGGAAGTAGAAGATGTTCCATTTGCGGTTATTGAAGATGTGCCGATCTTTCCAGGTTGTGAAAACCTTAGTAACAACGATCAGCGTAAAAAATGTATGAGTGAGAAGATTAGTAACTATGTGAATAAAGAATTCGATACTGATCTTGGAGCTGAACTTGGACTTTCAGGTATCAACCGTGTGATCGTTCAGTTTAGAATTGATGAAAAAGGAAATATTGGTCAGGTAAGAGCACGTGCTCCACACCCTAGACTTGAGCAGGAAGCTGCAAGAGTGATCAATAGCTTGCCAAAAATGAAGCCAGGTAAGCAAAGAGGTAAGCCGGTTGGGGTTATGTACTCTCTTCCAATTGCCTTTAAAGTACAGGACTAA
- the gcvH gene encoding glycine cleavage system protein GcvH — protein sequence MNIPQELKYTKDHEWVKIDGDIATIGVTDFAQGELGDIVYVEVETLDETLEKEEVFGTVEAVKTVSDLFMPLSGEIVEFNDSLEDEPEKVNNDPYGDGWMIKIKLTDTSEVDDLLSADEYKEVVGS from the coding sequence ATGAATATTCCACAAGAATTAAAATACACAAAAGACCACGAGTGGGTTAAAATAGATGGAGATATAGCAACCATCGGAGTAACAGATTTTGCCCAGGGTGAACTTGGAGATATAGTATATGTTGAGGTAGAGACCCTTGATGAGACTCTTGAAAAAGAAGAGGTGTTTGGAACTGTAGAGGCTGTAAAAACCGTATCAGATCTTTTTATGCCACTTTCCGGAGAGATCGTTGAATTTAATGATAGTCTTGAAGACGAGCCTGAAAAAGTAAACAACGATCCTTATGGTGATGGTTGGATGATCAAGATCAAACTAACCGATACCTCTGAAGTAGATGATCTTTTATCTGCAGACGAATACAAGGAAGTAGTTGGTAGCTAA
- a CDS encoding gliding motility protein RemB, producing MKYILLLPFIFLSFHGIAQDANSASELYPKFEECENVQYEDQETCFNSTLINFIHSNFQLPEKIKEDNYKGTITIIFEVDEDGRFQVIYLDAAYDELKEEVKRLFSELPVIRPATYNGRPIHMQFKMPVRIPLQKTAIIQQVEKEEEIVLKEVEKEDVRELGDNSLDEYDRIKSDEFTSPRYKSQINIPLSHEFYGRFDAAINKIGNNSHSASKPFLFAEVNKYYDFEAERNSMLQDRSSWAGRKLWNEHLIRFQTNDYWFTLDAAFDLQIGKDFEDRAQDFTYNNTRAAIIQGGLGKHLNFYSVIYENQGRFAAYYNRFAESIRPAGGDPAIVPGRGIAKTFMNDGYDYPVAEGYLSYTPSDFLNIQFGHGNNFIGDGYRSLIVSDNPTPYPYLKLNTTFWKLKYTNTWMSLRDVRPAVTNSGSFRTKYMANHYLSLNVTKRLNLGFFESVIWENDNNRGFDINYLNPVIFYRAIEFSTGADGGNAIIGLTAKYKFSDKLYSYGQWLIDEFSSGDVFGGEGSWKNKLGFQAGLKYFDAFNVPNLYLQAEYNQVRPYTYSHNSITLNYGHNNQSMAHLWGANFREVLGIARYKKDRWYGSAKLIYGERGFDFEGEGAKTYYGQDIYRTEEDRVFESGVKIGQGNTVNSFFSEVEAGYIVNPTTNLKLFGSFIYRNFSTQVDTATHFDNSTVWLNFGLRTDIFNWYFDY from the coding sequence ATGAAGTATATCTTACTTCTTCCATTTATTTTTTTAAGTTTTCACGGTATCGCACAGGATGCTAACTCAGCCTCAGAACTCTATCCTAAATTCGAGGAATGTGAAAACGTTCAGTATGAAGATCAGGAAACCTGTTTTAATAGTACGCTGATTAATTTTATTCATTCCAATTTTCAACTTCCTGAAAAGATCAAAGAAGATAATTATAAAGGTACCATTACCATAATTTTTGAAGTTGATGAAGATGGAAGGTTTCAGGTGATATATCTGGATGCTGCTTATGATGAATTAAAAGAGGAAGTAAAAAGGTTGTTTTCCGAGCTTCCTGTCATCAGGCCTGCGACATATAATGGACGTCCCATACATATGCAGTTTAAAATGCCGGTAAGAATCCCGTTGCAGAAAACAGCAATTATTCAGCAAGTTGAAAAGGAGGAGGAGATCGTGCTTAAAGAGGTTGAAAAAGAGGATGTGCGTGAACTTGGAGATAATTCTCTTGATGAATATGACAGAATAAAGTCTGATGAGTTTACGAGCCCACGATATAAGAGTCAGATAAATATTCCGCTTTCGCATGAATTTTATGGCCGGTTTGACGCGGCGATCAATAAAATTGGAAATAATTCCCATTCTGCTTCCAAACCTTTCTTGTTTGCCGAGGTAAATAAATACTACGATTTTGAGGCAGAGCGAAATTCCATGTTGCAGGATAGGTCTAGTTGGGCTGGCAGGAAATTATGGAATGAACATCTTATTAGATTTCAAACCAATGATTACTGGTTTACATTGGATGCAGCTTTCGATCTTCAAATAGGAAAGGATTTTGAAGACAGAGCACAGGATTTTACCTATAACAATACCCGCGCAGCAATTATTCAGGGTGGCTTGGGGAAACACCTGAATTTCTATTCAGTTATTTATGAAAATCAGGGTCGTTTTGCGGCCTATTATAACCGGTTTGCAGAATCTATTAGACCAGCCGGAGGGGACCCCGCTATTGTGCCCGGGAGAGGTATTGCGAAAACTTTCATGAACGATGGTTATGATTATCCTGTGGCTGAAGGTTATCTGTCTTACACGCCTTCAGACTTTTTAAACATTCAATTTGGACATGGGAATAATTTTATAGGAGATGGATATAGGTCTCTTATTGTGAGCGATAATCCAACGCCTTATCCTTATTTAAAACTGAATACTACTTTCTGGAAGCTGAAATATACCAATACCTGGATGTCTCTACGGGATGTGAGGCCTGCTGTAACTAATTCAGGATCCTTCAGAACTAAATATATGGCAAATCATTATTTGAGTCTTAATGTGACCAAAAGGCTGAATCTTGGTTTCTTTGAGTCGGTAATTTGGGAAAATGATAATAACCGTGGATTTGATATTAATTATCTGAATCCGGTGATATTTTATCGAGCGATCGAATTTTCTACAGGTGCAGATGGAGGTAATGCTATTATAGGTTTAACGGCTAAGTATAAATTCAGCGATAAGTTATATTCTTATGGACAATGGCTTATAGATGAGTTCTCTTCTGGTGATGTATTTGGTGGTGAAGGAAGCTGGAAGAACAAACTTGGGTTTCAGGCCGGATTAAAATATTTTGATGCATTCAATGTGCCTAATCTTTATTTACAGGCCGAGTATAATCAGGTGCGTCCATATACATATTCCCATAACTCCATAACGCTTAATTATGGTCATAATAACCAATCGATGGCACATTTATGGGGTGCTAACTTTAGAGAAGTCTTAGGTATAGCGCGTTATAAAAAAGATCGCTGGTACGGTAGTGCCAAGTTGATCTATGGAGAAAGAGGCTTCGACTTTGAAGGAGAAGGAGCTAAAACCTATTACGGACAGGATATTTATAGAACCGAAGAGGATAGGGTCTTCGAATCTGGTGTTAAAATTGGGCAGGGGAATACCGTTAATTCGTTCTTTTCTGAAGTGGAGGCGGGTTATATTGTGAACCCAACAACGAACCTAAAATTATTCGGAAGCTTTATTTATAGGAACTTCAGCACGCAGGTGGATACGGCTACGCATTTTGATAATTCTACGGTTTGGTTGAATTTTGGATTAAGAACCGATATCTTTAATTGGTATTTCGATTATTAG